CGCCGGCCGCTGCCGGTGCGCGCGGCCTGCATGCGCTCGAGCAGCTCTTCCTGGTATTGCCGCAGGCGGGCGCGGCGGGCGGCCGGATCGAGGCTGGCCATGGTCAGGCGCCGAGCGCGGCGATCCTGGCCAGCAGCGCGGCCGGGTCGACCGGCTTGACGAAATAATCCTTCGCGCCCTGGCGCATGCCCCAGATCCGGTCGGTTTCCTGGTTCTTGCTGCTGCAGATGATGATCGGCACCGAGGCCAGTTCGGGGTCGCGCGTGATCGAGCGCGTGATCTGGAAGCCGTTCGCGCCCGGCATCACCACGTCCATCAGGATCAGCTGCGGTCGGTCGGCGCGGATCTTTGCCAGCGCCTCCTCGCCGTTCTCGGCGGTGGTCACGGTGAAGCCGTTGCGCACCAGGATGTCGGTCAGGTAGTAGCGCTCGGTCGGGGAATCGTCGACGATCAGAATCTTTTGTATGGCCACGATGGGCTCCGGATGGTTCATGCCGCCGGCGCCGTGTGGTCACGCACGGCCGCCAGCAGGCTGTCTTTGGAAAACGGTTTGGTGAGGTAGGCGATCGAACCGACCATCGCGCCGCGCGCGCGGTCGAACAGGCCGTCCTTCGAGGACAGCATCACCACCGGGGTCGCATGGAATTTCGCGCTCTTCTTGATCAGCGCGCAGGTCTGGTAGCCGTCCAGGCGCGGCATCAGGATGTCGCAGAACACCAGCGCCGGCTGGTGGTCGTTGATCTTGGCCAGCGCATCGAAACCATCCTCCGCCAGCACGACCTGGTACCCGGCCTGGGTCAGGAAGATTTCGGCGGAGCGGCGGATCGTGCTGCTGTCGTCGA
This window of the Massilia sp. WG5 genome carries:
- a CDS encoding PleD family two-component system response regulator; the encoded protein is MAIQKILIVDDSPTERYYLTDILVRNGFTVTTAENGEEALAKIRADRPQLILMDVVMPGANGFQITRSITRDPELASVPIIICSSKNQETDRIWGMRQGAKDYFVKPVDPAALLARIAALGA
- a CDS encoding PleD family two-component system response regulator, with amino-acid sequence MTTQATGLKIMVIDDSSTIRRSAEIFLTQAGYQVVLAEDGFDALAKINDHQPALVFCDILMPRLDGYQTCALIKKSAKFHATPVVMLSSKDGLFDRARGAMVGSIAYLTKPFSKDSLLAAVRDHTAPAA